CACCTCGCTGATCCTGTGGACCTCGAAGACGGACCGCACGTCCTGCGACGTGGGCTCGACGATGGAACGCTCGTCGGCCTTGACCGCCGGATCCGTGATCAGCCGGTTCAACTCGGCCTGGTACGTGCCGATCTCGTCCGGACCGATCAGCTCCTCGATCGCGAGGAAGCCGTCCCGCTCGAAGCCCGCGAGGTCCGACTGGCGGATCGGACCGCGCGCGTCCGGCGGCGACCAGACGACGGGGTCGACGCGGGGCGTCGCCACCTCGGAGGCGCCGCGGGTCGGGTAGAGGTCGGTACGTGTCTCCGTGCTCATCAGGATCAGGCCTCCTCGGTCAGCAGCGGGTAGACGCCGTTCTCGTCGTGGTCCTCCCGTCCGGTCACGGGAGGGTTGAACACGCACACGCAGCGGAAGTCGGTCTTGGGGCGCAGGGTGTGGCGCTCATGGCCGTTCAGGAGGTACATCGTGCCCGGCTCGATCCAGTGCTTCTCGCCGGTCTCCTTGTTGGTGAGCTCGGCCTCGCCCTCGACGCACAGCACGGCCTCGATGTGGTTGGCGTACCACATGTCGGTCTCCGTGCCCGCGTAGAGGATCGTCTCGTGCAGTGAGAAGCCGACCTTCTCCTTGGCAAGGACGATGCGCTTGCTCTCCCAGGTGCCGGTCGCCGACTTCACATGCCGGTCGGTGTTCTCGATCTCCTTGAACGAACGGACGATCACGGTGAGTTGCTGCCTTTCTCTTCTACGTGGTGAGGGGGCGCCTGCCCGCTCGAGCGGAAATCAGGCGGTCTCGCGCACGGCCCGGGTGAGCGTGCGCAGTCCCTCTTCCAGCTCCTCGGGCGTGATCGTCAGCGCCGGAAGCAGCTTGACGACCTCGCTCTCGGGGCCGGAGGTCTCGATGAGCAGACCGAGCTCGAAGGCGCGCTTGGCGACCTTGTTCGCCCGGTCCTTGTCGCGGAATTCCAGGCCCCACACCAGGCCGCGTCCGCGGTACTCGACGGTGTCGTCGCGGAACTCGTCGCGGAGCGCGCCGAGGGCCTCGTCGATCTGCTGGCCGCGGGCGAGCGTCTGCTTCTCCATGGCGGGGCCGTCGGTCCAGTACGTCTCCAGGGCGGCGGCGGCCGTCACGAACGCGGGGTTGTTGCCGCGGAACGTGCCGTTGTGCTCGCCCGGCTCCCAGACGTCGAGCTCCGGCTTGAACAGGCACAGGGACATGGGGAGCCCGTACCCGCTGATGGACTTCGACACGGTCACGATGTCCGGTGTGATGCCCGCCTCCTCGAAGGAGAAGAACGCACCGGTGCGGCCGCAGCCCATCTGGATGTCGTCGACGATCAGGAGCATGTCCCAGCGCTTGCAGACATCGGCCAGCTTGCGCAGCCACTCCGCGCGGGCGACGTTGATGCCGCCCTCGCCCTGCACCGTCTCGACGATCACGGCGGCGGGCGTGTTCAGGCCCGAGCCCGAGTCCTCCAGGAGGCGCTCGAACCAGATGAAGTCCGGTGTCTGCCCGTCCAGGTAGTTGTCGAACGGCATCGGGGTGCCGTGCACCAGCGGGATGCCGGCGCCCGCCCGCTTGAAGGCGTTGCCGGTCACCGCGAGGGAGCCGAGCGACATGCCGTGGAAGGCGTTCGTGAACGACACGATCGACTCACGGCCCTTGACCTTGCGGGCCAGCTTCAGGGCCGACTCGACGGCGTTGGTGCCCGTCGGGCCCGGGAACATGACCTTGTACGGCAGGTCGCGCGGGCGCAGGATGATGTTCTGGAACGACTCCAGGAAGGCGCGCTTCGCCGTCGTCGACATGTCGAGCCCGTGCGTGACGCCGTCGCGCTCCAGGTAGTCGATCAGGGCGCGTTTGAGGACCGGGTTGTTGTGCCCGTAGTTGAGCGATCCCGCGCCCGCGAAGAAGTCGAGGTACTCGTGGCCGTCCTCGTCGAACATGCGGCTGCCCTGCGCCCGGTCGAAGATGGTGGGCCAAGCGCGGCAGTAGCTGCGCACCTCCGACTCAAGGGTCTCGAAGACGCTCAGGTCCGGCTGGGTGATGGTCACAGCGAATCTCCTGGGAGATGGGAGTGGGGGTGGCGTGGAAGAGGTCGTGCGGTCTGCGGTCTTGCGCTGCAGAGAAGTGATGGGGGGCCGGTCGTGGGTCAGACGATCGGCCCGATGCGGTGGAGCACCTCGGGCTCGTGCCCGTCGTCCGGGAAGAGGCCCGCGTCGAACAGCACCGTCTGCGCGACCTCCGCGCCGTTGCGGCGTGCGAACGAGGCGAACAGGCGCTGCGAGGCGGCGTTGTCGGGCGAGATCGTCGTCTCGAGCAAGGTCGTCGCGCCGTCGGCGACGACCTTCGCCCAGAGCCCGTCGAGCAGTGCCCCGGCCAGACCGCGCCCCCGGTGCGCATGGTCGACGGCCACCTGCCACACCACGAGGGTGCGTGGGTTCTCGGGCCGGATGTATCCGGTGATGAACCCGGCGACGGAGCCGGCGGAGTCCCGCGCCACGACGGACGTGGCGGCGAAGTCCCGGCACCACAGCAGGTAGCTGTACGAGGAGTTGAGGTCGAGCACCTTCGAGTCGCGGGCGATGCGCCAGATTGCGGCTCCGTCGGCCACCTCGGGCCGGTCGATCCGCAGGCTCTCGGGCATTTCCAGGAATTGCGCGGTCATGTGAATTCAATTTACCGAGCAATTTCTGGGATTGCATCGCGAGCAGGGGTTACGTAAACGCTCCCTCTGTGTTATCGCGCGGGTGGGGGCGCGCACGCGAAATCTCGGTCATATGTGCCGATTTGACCGGGATGAAGTGCGCAAATCACCTTCGGTGTGGAGTGCGTCACAAGAGCGAAACCCGCGCGAGACGCGTCCGAATTACGCCGATTCCCGTTGTTGAAATCTTAGTGTTTACGTCCCCGGAAAGCGGGCAGAAGAATATGGGAAGCTGTGCTGAGAAATGCGCGAGAATTGACTCGGAAAAGAAAAGAAGGCGCCACCCCATTGAAGGGGCGGCGCCTCACTTTGTGAAGTCGCGGGACTACAGGGGCTGCACCCAGGCCGCCGCGACGGCCCTGCGCGCGCCCTCCAGGTCCACCGGCGCGCCGGACCCCTCCATCTCGGCGAGCGCACCGCCGAGCGCCGCGAGCGAGGACTGCACGACGCCCCGGGTGGCCTGCGGGCCGTAGTGGTTGACGCGGATCATCTCCTTGGCGAGCGCCCCGCCGCCGGCCACCAGCGGCAGCACCGGGTCCACCGCCAGCGCCCGCGCGACCAGCTCCGAGGCGTCGATCCCCGCCGGGGCGCGCAGCGTCGTCGCCACCGGCGCCGCGTCCCGCGCCTCGTACACGTACGGCTCGATGCCGCCGCCCAGCGCGAGCGCACCCGCCCGAGTGGCCGCGGCAGCACCGGCGTGACGGGCCGTCAAAGCGTCGAGGCCCTCCGCGTCGATGCGCTCGACGCACGCCTCCAGAGCGAGCATCTCCAGCTGCGCCGGAGCGTGCAGCAGCGCCTTGCGCCCGCCGTCGATCCAGCGGTGCTTCCAGTCGAGCAGCGACAGGTACGAGTGGCGCGGCGCCTGCGGGTTGGACTCCATCCGCTCCCACGCCCGCGCGCTGACGGACACCGCGGAGACGCCCGCCGGGCCGCCCATGGCCTTCTGCGCGCCGATCACGCACAGGTCCACGCCCCACGCGTCGGGCAGGACCGGCTCGGCGGCGATCGACGCCACCGCGTCCAGGTAGAACAGCGCGCCGTGCTCCCCCACCACTTCGCCGATCTCGGCGACCGGGTTCGTGTTGCCGGTCGCGGCCTCCGCGTGCACGAGCGAGACGAAGTCGGTCTCGGGGTGCTCGGCGAGCGCGTCGCGCACCTGCTCGGCCGTCACGGCGGTGTGGAAGGGGACCGCCAGGTCGTACACCGTCGCGCCGCTGTCCCGCAGCCAGTCGCCGAAGGTCTGGCCGTAGGGTCCCGTGATGATGTTCAGGGCCACGGTGCCGGGGCGCGCGGTGCCACGGATCGCGCCTTCGAGGGGCAGCAGCGCCTCGCCCTGCATGATCACGACGTCCTGCGAGGTGTCGAGCAGCCCGGCCACGCGCCGCTCGATGGAGGCGAAGTGCTCGGCGCTCAGGGGGGCCAGGTCAAGAAAAGGGTGGGTCACGATCGTGCTCTCTTCGCTCTCTTCGCTCACGTCGCCCGTGATCTTCGTTCACGAGTTCGTACGGCGGGCTGCCGTTCCGAGCGTACCCACCGGCCTCATAGGCTTCCGACATGAGTGAGCGCGCGGTGCTGCACGTGAAGGGGCGGGTCCTCGTCGGACCCGACGACGTCAGGGACGAGCTGTGGGTCGTGGGCGGGCGGGTGACGTACGACCGGCCTGCCGGGCCCGGCCTCGACATCACCACCGTCGACGGGTGGGCCATGCCCGGACTCGTCGACGCGCACTGCCATGTCGGCCTGGACACGCACGGCCCGGTGGCCGCCGACGTCGCCGAGAAACAGGCCCTCACCGACCGCGAGGCCGGCACGCTCCTGATCCGCGACGCGGGCTCCCCCTCCGACACCCGCTGGATCGACGACCGCGAGGACCTGCCCAGGATCATCCGGGCCGGGCGGCACATCGCCCGCACCCGCCGCTACATCCGCAACTACGCGCACGAGATCGAGCCGCCCGAGCTGGTGGCCTACGTGGCGCGGGAGGCGAAGCGCGGCGACGGCTGGGTGAAGCTGGTCGGCGACTGGATCGACCGGGACGCGGGCGACCTGACCGCGTGCTGGCCCCGCGAGGAGGTCGAGGCCGCCATCGCTCAGGCGCACCGGCTCGGCGCCCGCGTCACCGCCCACTGCTTCGCCGAGGACTCGCTGCGCGACCTCGTCGAGGCAGGCATCGACTGCATCGAGCACGCGACGGGCCTCACCGAGGACACCATCCCGCTGTTCGCCGAGCGCGGCGTCGCGATCGTCCCGACCCTCGTCAACATCGCCACGTTCCCGCAGATCGCGGCGGCCGGCGAGACCAAGTTCCCCCGCTGGTCTGCCCATCTGAACCGCCTGTACGAGCGCCGCTACGACACGGTGCGCGCGGCGTACGACGCCGGGGTGCCGGTCTACGTCGGCACCGACGCCGGCGGTTCGCTCCCGCACGGCCTGGTCGCCGGGGAGGTCGCCGAACTGGTCAAGGCCGGACTCCCGGCCGTGGACGCGCTCTCCGCGACGGCGTGGGGCGCCCGCGCCTGGCTCGGCCGGCCCGGCCTCGAGGAGGGCGCCTCGGCCGACCTCGTGGTCTACGCATCGGACCCCCGCGCCGATGTACGGGTCCTGGCCTCGCCCCGGCGCGTAGTGTTGCGCGGCCGCATCGTGGGCTGAACCGGCCGCGGGAGGACGCGGGTTGACGGAACGTGACGCCGACGCCCGCCCGCTCGTTGCACACCCTCGTGCGCGCCCGCGCGGCCGACCCGCGCGTTCGGCAAGCGCCGGTCGACCGGGTGACAACAGTGGGATAACAGGGAACAACCGAGCCCAAAGATTCGAAGACCAGCTCGGAAACCTCACTTTGGAGTGAACTGACGTCAGGTTGCTGCCCGTTCACTCTCAGTGCGTAAAGATTCCCTGCATCGAGGCCGACGGCGCGCCCCAGCGATGTCCCCCATGGCGGGGCGGGGCCGACGGCTCCATTTCTCTCGTGGGGGTCCCATCAGCATGCCCAGCACCACCTTCCGTACGCCCGGACGCCGCCTCGCCGCGTCGGCCGCCGCCACGGCCCTGGCAGTCGCCCCGGCGCTGCTCGCCACCGCGGGCACCGCGCACGCGACGGGCGGCCACGGCGGCAAGTCGAGCGCCGTCGTCCTGCGCACCGGCCTGAATGTCTCCCTGCTCAACAAGACCGTGAACGTCCCGCTCACGGCCACGCTCAACGAGGTGCAGGCCCCCGCCAGTGCCGAGAAGACCGCCCTCACCGTGAAGCTGGACGGCGTCGACCGCGGGCGGCCGTTCAGCGTCCTGCGGGCGGACGTGGCGACCGCGAAGGCCACCGTCGACGACCACAAGGCGGAGGGTTACAGCAACCTCGCCCACGCCAAGGTCCACATCCCGGGCCTGCCGCTGCTCTCGCTCATCGAGGTCGGCCAGGTCACGTCGAAGGCGGTCTGCGAGACGGGCAAGCGCCCCGTCGCCGAGTCGAACGTCCTGGGCGCGGTCACGGTCCTCGGCAAGAAGGTGACCCTGTCGGCGGGCGGCACCACGGAGGTGAAGGTCCCGGGCGTGGGCGAGGTCCGGCTCGACCTCTCGAAGACGCACACCACATCCCGTACGGCTGCCGCCTCGGCGCTCGAACTGAAGGTGTCCGTCAACCCGCTCAAGCTGAACGTGGCGGAGGTGGAGGGCACGGTGACCCTCGCCGGCGCGACCTGCGAGACGCCCGCGGCGGCGCCCTCGCAGAAGCCCCCGGCCAAGCCGGCCGACGACGTGAAGCCCCAGGGCGGCGCCGCCGAGCCGATCGCCAAGCCCGCCGCCAAGGCGGACCTCGCGGAGACCGGGGGGAACTCGATGACGCCGTACATCGCGGGCGGTGCCATCGTGCTGCTGGTCGCCGGTGGCGGAGCCGTCGCCGTCGCGCGGCGCGGGCGCTCCTGACCCGAGGGCCCGAGGGGGGACCGGAGGGGAGCGGAGGGGAGCGGAGGGGAGCGGAGGGGCGGGAGTCGGGGACTCCCGCCCCTCGGCACGCCCCGTCAGGTGCTCGTCAGCGCCTGGTCGAGCGCCTGGAGGAACCGGCCCGTCGTCGCCCTGTCCCGCACCGCGAGACGCAGCCACTCCGTGCCGAGGCCCGGGAACGTGTCGCCTCTGCGCACCGCGAAACCCCGCTGCCGCAGCCGCGCGCGCAGCGCCGCCGCACCGGGGACCCGTACGAGTACGAACGGACCCTCCGCAGGGCCCGCCACCGACACGCCCTCCGCCGCGAACTCCGAGAGCCCCGCCACCAGATGGGCCCGGTCGGCCGCGATCCGGTGCGCCGCGTGCGCCGCCTCCGCGAGGGCACGCGGCGACACACACGCCTCGGCCGCGGCCAGCGCCGGCGTGGACACCGGCCACAGCGGCTGCGCCCGCTCCAGCTCCGCGATCGTGTCCGGTTCCGCCAGCACGTAGCCGATCCGCAGCCCCGCCAGCCCCCATGTCTTCGTCAGGCTGCGCAGCACCACGAGCCCCGGCACGTCGCTCCGGCCCGCGAGGGCCTCCCGCTCGCCGGGGACCGCGTCCATGAATGCCTCGTC
The DNA window shown above is from Streptomyces sp. NBC_01445 and carries:
- a CDS encoding ectoine synthase, which produces MIVRSFKEIENTDRHVKSATGTWESKRIVLAKEKVGFSLHETILYAGTETDMWYANHIEAVLCVEGEAELTNKETGEKHWIEPGTMYLLNGHERHTLRPKTDFRCVCVFNPPVTGREDHDENGVYPLLTEEA
- the ectB gene encoding diaminobutyrate--2-oxoglutarate transaminase, which produces MTITQPDLSVFETLESEVRSYCRAWPTIFDRAQGSRMFDEDGHEYLDFFAGAGSLNYGHNNPVLKRALIDYLERDGVTHGLDMSTTAKRAFLESFQNIILRPRDLPYKVMFPGPTGTNAVESALKLARKVKGRESIVSFTNAFHGMSLGSLAVTGNAFKRAGAGIPLVHGTPMPFDNYLDGQTPDFIWFERLLEDSGSGLNTPAAVIVETVQGEGGINVARAEWLRKLADVCKRWDMLLIVDDIQMGCGRTGAFFSFEEAGITPDIVTVSKSISGYGLPMSLCLFKPELDVWEPGEHNGTFRGNNPAFVTAAAALETYWTDGPAMEKQTLARGQQIDEALGALRDEFRDDTVEYRGRGLVWGLEFRDKDRANKVAKRAFELGLLIETSGPESEVVKLLPALTITPEELEEGLRTLTRAVRETA
- the ectA gene encoding diaminobutyrate acetyltransferase, with product MPESLRIDRPEVADGAAIWRIARDSKVLDLNSSYSYLLWCRDFAATSVVARDSAGSVAGFITGYIRPENPRTLVVWQVAVDHAHRGRGLAGALLDGLWAKVVADGATTLLETTISPDNAASQRLFASFARRNGAEVAQTVLFDAGLFPDDGHEPEVLHRIGPIV
- a CDS encoding pyridoxal-phosphate-dependent aminotransferase family protein — protein: MTHPFLDLAPLSAEHFASIERRVAGLLDTSQDVVIMQGEALLPLEGAIRGTARPGTVALNIITGPYGQTFGDWLRDSGATVYDLAVPFHTAVTAEQVRDALAEHPETDFVSLVHAEAATGNTNPVAEIGEVVGEHGALFYLDAVASIAAEPVLPDAWGVDLCVIGAQKAMGGPAGVSAVSVSARAWERMESNPQAPRHSYLSLLDWKHRWIDGGRKALLHAPAQLEMLALEACVERIDAEGLDALTARHAGAAAATRAGALALGGGIEPYVYEARDAAPVATTLRAPAGIDASELVARALAVDPVLPLVAGGGALAKEMIRVNHYGPQATRGVVQSSLAALGGALAEMEGSGAPVDLEGARRAVAAAWVQPL
- a CDS encoding amidohydrolase family protein, encoding MSERAVLHVKGRVLVGPDDVRDELWVVGGRVTYDRPAGPGLDITTVDGWAMPGLVDAHCHVGLDTHGPVAADVAEKQALTDREAGTLLIRDAGSPSDTRWIDDREDLPRIIRAGRHIARTRRYIRNYAHEIEPPELVAYVAREAKRGDGWVKLVGDWIDRDAGDLTACWPREEVEAAIAQAHRLGARVTAHCFAEDSLRDLVEAGIDCIEHATGLTEDTIPLFAERGVAIVPTLVNIATFPQIAAAGETKFPRWSAHLNRLYERRYDTVRAAYDAGVPVYVGTDAGGSLPHGLVAGEVAELVKAGLPAVDALSATAWGARAWLGRPGLEEGASADLVVYASDPRADVRVLASPRRVVLRGRIVG
- a CDS encoding SCO1860 family LAETG-anchored protein, which encodes MPSTTFRTPGRRLAASAAATALAVAPALLATAGTAHATGGHGGKSSAVVLRTGLNVSLLNKTVNVPLTATLNEVQAPASAEKTALTVKLDGVDRGRPFSVLRADVATAKATVDDHKAEGYSNLAHAKVHIPGLPLLSLIEVGQVTSKAVCETGKRPVAESNVLGAVTVLGKKVTLSAGGTTEVKVPGVGEVRLDLSKTHTTSRTAAASALELKVSVNPLKLNVAEVEGTVTLAGATCETPAAAPSQKPPAKPADDVKPQGGAAEPIAKPAAKADLAETGGNSMTPYIAGGAIVLLVAGGGAVAVARRGRS
- the cobC gene encoding Rv2231c family pyridoxal phosphate-dependent protein CobC; the encoded protein is MRTDDGHDLRHHGDAEVRGTVADLTDLAVNVRADTPPVWLREHIADSLGGLAAYPDGRAAREAVARRHGLPVERVLLTAGAAEAFVLLARALKVRHPVVVHPQFTEPEAALRDAGHAVDRVLLREEDGFRLDPAAVPEDADLVVIGNPTNPTSVLHPAALIAELARPGRVLVVDEAFMDAVPGEREALAGRSDVPGLVVLRSLTKTWGLAGLRIGYVLAEPDTIAELERAQPLWPVSTPALAAAEACVSPRALAEAAHAAHRIAADRAHLVAGLSEFAAEGVSVAGPAEGPFVLVRVPGAAALRARLRQRGFAVRRGDTFPGLGTEWLRLAVRDRATTGRFLQALDQALTST